In Akkermansia muciniphila ATCC BAA-835, the genomic stretch GGCGCCGGATTGGATCGCAGGGCACGCAGGCGCATGGAGGCGGAAATCCGTCAGAAGAAGACGCGCCTGCTGCGTCCGCTTCAGGAGAAACTGGAGCTGCTGGAAGAAGAAATAGCGCGGCTGGAAACGGAAAAGACGGAAATTACTTCTCAATTGGAGCGTCCGGAAGTGGCGGCTGATACGGAAGCCGTCATGGAGCTTACCTCCCGTTTTCAGCAGACGGACCGGCAGCTGGAAACCTGTTTTACACAATGGGCTGATCTTTCGGAAAAGATTGAAGAGACGGAAGCCCGCATTCAAGAAGAGGCGGAAAGAAACGTTTCCGGAAGCTGAGAGGATTTCTCAACAAAAAACAGGGCTGTTTCCGGGAACAGCCCTGTTCGGACAGAGGAAAAAATCAGAACTTCAACGCTTTTCCGGTTATACCCGGCGGCGCAGAAGCAGGGCGGCCATGCCAAGCAGGCTGAGGGAGGCCGTCGCCGGCTCCGGTACCGTGTCCCCCTGAAGATTCAACTGGGAAAGCCCCAGGAAGGTTCCTCCGGTGTTGGGAGCCTTGGCATTCACGGTGAGGGTAAAGGTTTCCCCCGCACTAACTGTGACCGGGGTATTGAAGCTGGCTTCCTGGATATCGGCCGTCGGCGTGCCGTCTTTATCAGCCTGGACTCGCTCAAAGCTCAGGTCAGCCGTGGCGGAGGAATCTCCGGCAGTCAGCGTAACGGTAGCGGTTCCCGCTTTAGTATCCGTATTGCTATGACGCTCCCCGCTTGCATTGACGAATTGAAAACCTAGGCTGAGGGAAGAAAGGACGATGTCCTGCGTAGCTGTGAAGGAAAAAGTGACAGTCCAACCGGTTTCATTTCCATTCATTTGGAGGTTGGGAACAAGAAGATCCGCTGCCAGATTGTTGGAGAGGGCGGTGGAAGGAGTGGTGAGAGTGACGGAAGCATCTTCCAGAAAATCGCTCCCAGTAGTAATGCTGGTTTGATGAAACTGGGTTTCATACAGAGTGGACGCCGCCTGTACTCCGGAAATACACAATAAAAATGTTGAAATGAAAAGAAGACTCTTCATAGCTCCATGTTAGCGGATTAGATATCCGGTGACAGAGGATAGGAAAATGGGAATGGATAAATACACACATTACTAATGATTTATGAAAATAAAATTTTATTGTGTATTAAACACTTTCCAAATTTTTCCTCTTTTCCCGTGGTGAAACTCGTTTTTCTTCAAAAAATTTTGTTGTCACCGGATATCTAATCCGGAGGCAATCTTTCCTGCGGAGTAATAAATGAATATTTGTCCGCTGCGGAAAATCATCAGCCTGACATGGCCTGGAAGGGTTTCCGCCCATTTCCATGCAAGGGGAAAAATAGAGGGAACCGGCCCGGGAGAAACCGGCTTTCTTTCAGGATAGCCTTTTCTTCCCGCTTTTCCGTGTTTTTTTTCTGTACTCTGAAATCGTGACGCCGCACAGGGTAAGCAGAATCCCCGCCAGGGATATCCAGGTCAGGCGTTCCCCCAGAATGATGGCTGAGGCCACCACGGTTACGACCGGTATCATGTAAATGTAAACGCTGGATTTGACGGCTCCCAGAATTTCCACCACGCGGTTCCAGGTCAGAAAGCACAGTGCGGAGGCGAACAGACCCAGATACAGCAGATTGATGGCATTGACGGGTTTTGCCATCAGGCGCCAGTCCATGTTTGCAGGAAGGACCCACAGGGCGGGAATCATCAGTGCAATGCCATAGAAGAAAATGCGGCGCGTGCAGATGATCATGTTGGATGTGTTGACGCCGATTTTTTTCATCAGGATGGAATACGCCGCCCAGACGAAGGCCGCGCCCAGTGCCAGGATATCCCCCGCCGGATTCAGTTCCAGAACGAAGGCTCCGTTTGCCATGATAAGGAAGATACCTGTAAAGGCAGCGGAAAAACCCAGGAAGAAACGGCGTGAAAAGCCTTCCCCCTTCAGCAGGAAATGGGCCAGAAGGGCTGTGAAGAAAGGAACCACGGCTACGATAATGCCCACATTGGAGGCGAAGGTATAGGTCAGGGCGATGTTTTCCAGCAGGAAGTACAGGGTAACCCCGGTCAATCCCGCTCCGGCGAACAGAAGCTCCTTTTTCCAGCCGGAGAATGGAAGAACCCGCGGTTTCAGGCACCAGAGGAAGGCATATCCGATCACAAAGCGGGTAAAGAGAACCGTGACGGGGGTGAAATCCCGCAAGAGCACCTTGGTGGAGACGAAAGTGGTTCCCCAGATGATAATGGTCATGAGGGCGGCGGCATGGCCCAGGGTGCGCTGTCGGGAACTCATTAAATTGACGATGTGGGGGAGGAAGGCGTTTCCAGCGTCAGTCCCAGGATTTCCGCCGGTTCCGTATTCCTGTTCCAGACGGCATGGAGAACGCCGCCGGGAACGAGCTGGGATTCGTACTCGTGAACCGTTCTTTCTTCTCCGTCAAGCATGACAGAAATCGTTCCACGGGTGACAATGAATAAATGAGCGTGGGCATGGCGGTGCGGGGAAAGGGGGCCGCCGCCGCCGGGGGCTATTTTGGCGAAGGCTCCGCCTCTCAGGATTTCCTGCCTGTCCATGAACAGGTTCCTGGCCGTGAAGCCCGTATGATTGGGAATAGAGGAAAAGGCGTCCATTTGTTTATTTGCGTGCCAGGTCGTATCCGTCCTTGCGGTCTTTAATGACCCAGCCCAGCGCTGCCACTTCCGCCCTCAGGCGGTCGGCTTCCGTCCAGTCCCGGTTCTGCTTGGCCTGCCAGCGCTGATCCGCCAGGGTGCGGATTTCTTCCGGGGCTTCCTCCTGTCCCTCCTCCGGCAGAATAATGCCGAAGGCGGCCAGAATAAAGTGGAAGGCATTCCGCAGGCGGGCCGCCTCCTCCGGTGAAAGGGAGGGGATATCCGCCTTCCTGATGGCGCTGAAAACATGGCCCAGGGCTTCCGGAGTGTTTAGGTCATCGTTCAGGCTGTCCCATGCCGGCTGGAAAATTCCCAATTCCGGGAATGCCGCGCAGAATTCCTCATAGGAGGGAACGGAATCCGTTCCGGAGGCGTTCCTGAGCTGCATATCGAATTTGGACAGGCGGTTCAGCGCGGCTTTAGCGTCTTCCAGAGAGGAAAGGGTGAAATTCAACGGACGGCGGTAATAGCCCCCCGCCAGCACGTACCGGACCGCGGACGGCCTGTGGCCCAGTTTGTCCAAATCCGCCAGCGTGTACATGTTGCCCAGGGATTTGGACATCTTGCCTCCGTCCACCAGCAGGTGCGTGATGTGGAACCACAGGCGCGCGAAGCCGCCGCCGCAGGCGCAGCGGGACTGGGCCACTTCGTTTTCATGGTGGGGGAATACCAGATCCACGCCGCCGGAGTGGAGATCAAAGTCATTGCCGAAGTATTTATGGATCATGGCGGAGCATTCCAGGTGCCAGCCGGGGCGGCCTTCTCCCCAGGGAGAGGGCCAGAAGTTGTTTCCGTCTTCCGGCCTGCGGCTCTTCCACAGCACGAAGTCTGCCACGGAGTCTTTTTCATATTCGTCTGCGTTGGACCGGGTATTGGCGGTTTTTCCTAAATCCAGTTCACGTTCGTCCAGGTGGGAAAGCCTTCCGTATTCCGGGAAGGAAGAAATTCTGAAATACACGGAACCGTCTTCCGATACATAGGCATGGCCCTTTTCCACCAGTGTTTGAACCATCCGTATTTGTTCGGGAATATGGCCCACGGCGGAGGGTTCCGCATGGGGAGGCAGGCAATTAAGGGCGGCACAGTCCCGGTGGAACAGATCCGCCCAGCCTGCGGTGAATTCCGCCAGAGAAACGCCAGCCTTTTGAGAATCCCGGATAGTTTTGTCGTCCACATCCGTCAGATTGCGGATATGCGTGGTGGGCACCCCCCCCAGTTCCAGGACGCGGCGGAAGACGTCCTGCATCACGAAAGTGCGGAAATTGCCGATGTGGGTAGGGCCGTACACCGTGGGGCCGCAACAGTAAAAGCGCAGTGTTTTTCCATCCATGGGAGAAATGTCCTGGGCCGTTCTGGTGCGGGTATCGTAAAGGTGTAACATGGCGGAACGATTAGAAGGGAAGAGGGCTTCCCGGTCAAGCGGGAAAAGAAAGCCGGGGATCCGCGGTTGTCCGCGTCCCCGGCTTTGAAGAAATCAGAGGATGGCGGGAGAAAAGGAAACGCTATTTGTCCGCGTTTTGCTGGCCCTTTTTATAATTCTCGTTAATACGTTCGATTTCCTCTTGGGTGATGAATTTTTCCCGGTAGGGTTTGTTTTCCACAGTGCGTTCCAGAGTATAGCCGAAACGCTTCTGGAAATGTTTCTTGTGGGTTTCCATTTTCTTTTCAAACTCTTCCAGGCTTGGACGGTTCTTGTGGCTGCCCCACGCGGTTTCGGAAACAGCCATGGCGCGGGGGTAGGTCATGTACATCAGCAATTCGCCGGAGGGAATCCATTCCGCCCACATGCAGAGGTTGATTCCCTTGATGTGCTTGACGTCATTCTTGTCCCGTCCGTTGCGGGGATCGAAGTTGTAGCAGTCTTTCAGCAGGATGGGAGCTCCACCGGGCCGGGCGCGCACGTCGTCCGCCGGGAATTTCATCTGGGTACGCGCCAGATAATACTTGAACTGGGGGGTGACGATGAGGTCGATGCCCTGTTCCTTCGTCTTATCAATGCAACGCGGGAATTCTCCCGGCAGCCAGGACATGACGGTTTCCCCCTTGTGGTAATAGCTCTTGTTGATGTCATACCACAGGATGGGCTTTTTCCGGTGCTTGGCGAGCATGGCCGTCAGGCTTTTCGTGAAATCGCTCATCTGGGCTTCCACATTATCCCCCTGGCCCTTTTTGGCTCGGGCGGCCTGGCAGTCCGGGCACTTCTTCCAGTCCCCCATGGGGCATTCGTCACCTCCGATGTGGATGTACGGGAAAGGGAATATCTGCTGGACGGTATTGAAGGTATCCTTAAGAAACTTTTTAGTGGCCGGTTTCTGCGGGCAAATCAGCTTGGAGGAAACACCGCCGTGCGTCCATACCTGGGCCCGTTTGGTGTTGCAGCAGAATTCGGGATAGGACGCGGCCAGGGCCATGTTATGACCCGGCATTTCCACTTCCGGCAGTACCTGGATGCCGCGCGCTTTGCAGTAGGCTACCAGGTCCTGGAGCTCCTTCTTGGTATACATGCCTTCATTGGCCAGCAGGGAGTTGTTCTGGCTTTCCGGAGCGGAGGGGCGGACGGCGCCGATGGTGCGGAGCTTGTCGTAGCCCGGAACGGGGAGACGCCAGCCCTGGTCTTCCGTCAGATGGAGATGCAGGACGTTGTATTTGTAATAATGCATGGCGTCCACAAAATTGTAGATCTCCTTCATGGGATAGTGGTAGCGGCCTACGTCAACCATCATGCCGCGCCAGCCGAAGTCGGGGGAATCCTGGATGCTGCCGCAGGGAAGTCCCTCAGGAGTATCCGAAAGCTGGTCCTGGAGCTGGAACAGGGTCGCCATGGCCATGGCCTTCCCGTTGGGCGTGGTATAACGGAGTTCCACGCCGCCGGGCGTTAGTTTCATGGCATACCCTTCATTGCCCAGTCCGGCGACTTTTTGCTCATGGACGATTTTGAGGTTTTTGGTAGTTCCGGAAGTTGTCGTCACGTTGACGGGCTCCGGAATAATGTTGTAGGGATTGGTTCCGGCCCAGCAGAGGGAGCCCAGGAACGCTGCGGCTAGCAAAATTGATTTCATGCGGTGCGTATGGTAATGGTTGTTTGTGTGAGGATTTAAACCCTGTTCCTCCGTCGTCAATGGCGTGTTCCGGACAACCGTGTTTCGGGAGGAACGGTGAATGGCGGCGTCAATCTCTGGAGGGAGCGCAGTCCCACTGCGGCTTGACGGCCAGTTTGCCGGTGGCCCCGGGGAAGCCTTCCGGTACCTGGTAGTCTTTGCGGAGCTTGCCGTACAGGGCTTTGAGTTCTTTCACGGTTTCCGCATATTCCGGTTTGTTGATGACGTTGTGCATTTGGGCCGGGTCCTTCTGGTTGTCAAAGAGCATCCATTCGTCGCTGGTCCAGATATAGGACAGCGTGTAGCGGTCCGTGCGCAGGCCATCATGGCGCGGAGCGTTGTGTTCACCCGGATTTTCGTAAAAGGCGTAGTAAAGAGAACGGTTTTTGAAATCCTGATGTTCTCCGGTCTTGAACAGGGGAGTGAGGCTGCGGCCCTGGAAGGTATTCATATTTTCCTTGGTATTTACCCCGGCCACGTCGCAGAAAGTGGGAGCATAATCCAGTTCCTGCACCATGGCGGAGGAGCGCACGCCCGGCCTGATGTGGCCCGGCCATCTCATGATGAGGGGCATGCGGAAGGATTCTTCGAAAATCCAGCGTTTGTCGTACAGGCCGTGTTCGCCCATGTAGAATCCCTGGTCTCCGCAGTAGAGCACCAGCGTATTCCTGTCCAGACCGTTTTGTTTCAGATAGTCCATGATCTGGCCGATGCTTTCGTCCACGGAAAGAACGGTGCCCAGATAGTCTTCCATATAATGGCGCCAGCGGCGCAGCAAAATGTCGCGCTGCGTTTTGATTTTCCCGTTTTTAATATCTTTGACAAGCTGTACGGTACGGGCCTTGTGGTAGTTGTACCAGGCTTCCTTCTGCTGCGGGTCCATGCGCACCCATTCCGGCATTTCCCAGTCATACTGAGTATGCAGGGTCTTGGATTCCGGGCAGGAAAGCATTTTCTGGATGTCTTCGGGGACCACCTCCTTGATCAGGTGTTCGTCAGACCATACGTTGAAATGGTTGAGCAGGGTTTGTTCCGTCATTTTCAGGAATTCCGGGCGGTCTGCAAAATCGTCTTCCAGATTGGCGGGCGGGTCAATGGCGTCCGCATACTGTTTGGCGCGGCCCAGATTCTGAATGGAGGGGCACCAGCAACGGTGGGGTGCCTTGTGGCCCACGACGAGCATGAAGGGTTTGTTCTTGTCCCTCTGGTCCAGCCATTTGAGGCTTTTTTGCGTAACCAGTTCCGTGGCATAGCCGGGCTCCGTTTTCACCACGCGTTTGCCGTCCTTGCCGGGAGTGATGAAATCCGGATTGAAATAGTTGCCCTGGCCGGGGAAAATTTCCCAGTAATCGAATCCGGTGGGGTCGGATTCATATTTGGACGTATCTCCCTTGGCGCCCGGCGGAATGGCTTCCAGGTGCCACTTGCCGACAATAGCCGTCTGGTAACCGGCCTTTTGGAGCATTTTCGGGAAAGTGGGCTGGGAACCGTCAAAGGGAGCCGCATGTTCGTTGAAGAGGTACCCGTTCATGTGGGAATGGCGGCCAGTGTAAATACAGGCCCGCGAAGGTCCGCACAGGGAGTTGGCGCAGTAGCTCCGGTCAAAGACCATGCCTTCGTCCGCCAGTTTGCGGAAGTTCGGATAAGGCATGGGAGAATCCTTTTCACAGGTGCCCAGGGTCTGGTAGGAATGGTCGTCGGTGACAATGACCACGATGTTGGGGCGCTGGTCCGGCGTCTGCTTTTGAGGCTGGTCCGCGGAAGCGGACAGGGAACAGGCCGCAAGCATCAGGGCGGTGGCGGCATGACGGTTCATTGTTGAAATCATGAATTAAACAGGCGAATGGTTGGAGGGGGATGCGGCAGAATTTGTCCGCAAGGGCATTCCTGCCGGTCCGGAAAAGACCACATCCCCGAAAGAAAAAACGCTGGAAGAGAGTTTTAGGAAAAATAAAACATCAGTTTCATATTTCAATACAAAAATGGGGATGGAGCGGAAGCCCATGAATAAGCCGTTCCGCAGCCGGACGGCAGGAGAAAAGCCGTTCAGGCGCCACGTGGGCCGGAGCGCTTGTTCCGGCCGTTGTTTTCATGGGATTCTTTCTGCTCCAGGAGCCATGTTCTGTCTTCAAGGCTGAGCCTTTTCAGGGATGTTCTGCTCTGGTGCCCGTCCAGCTCCTGAAGCCAGAGAGTCTGGGTCTTTTCCGAATAACGGGAAAGCTTGGCGAAGACGGTATTTCCGTTGACTCCTGTCCAGACCCGGTAGCCTTTGGGAATCAGCGTTTTTTTAAACTCTTCATATTGCTGCTTCGCCAGTTTGACGCTGTTCTTGATCTGGTCAAAATAAAGGGCGTTTTGTCCGGTATAATAACCGCGCAACGTATCCACTTTGGAGCCGTCCGGAGACATGACCAGAAGCACGGGCGTTCCTCTCACGCCAAACAGGGAGGGAGCCTTTTTCACATACTCCAGCATCTTCTGGCGCTTCCTGTAAACAGGTTCGCTTTCAAATTTTTCCGCCTGGTCGTAACAGACGCGGACGACATTCCTTTTCGCCCAGTCTTCAAATTCCTTCGTATGGAGAAGTTCTGCCCCCAGCTTTTTGCTGGGAGGGCTGCCCACGGAATGGTGGAACCAGATGAGAATGGGTTTCCCGGTACTCTGGGCTTCCCGGAGGGCGGTGGGATAGCTTTGGATCCAGCGTTCGTTTTCCTTACGCTGGGCGAAAGCTTCTTCCAGCCCGGGGATGGGGGCGTCCGGGTCATGAGCGTCCGTGTAATAGACGGCCCCGCTGTCTGCCCTGGTCATTTCCTCCTGTGTGGTGGCGGTAAGATGGGTGGCCTGTTGCTGATTCGGAGTAGTGCTCAACAGCCCCGTCGGCACATTGGCGATGGAATTGGTCTTGTTATCCTGCATGTATTCCGAAAGGCTTTTTTTTACCTTTGGTTCTTCCTGTTCCGGAGAGGTTCCCACGCAGGAACAGAGAGCCGCGGACGCAAACAGGAGCATGGACAGCCTGGGCAGACTCATGACTGACCTGATAGCATAACAGGGAAAAATGCGCAACCGGGAATTGTTCAACGGCCGCGGCGGTTTCAGTATTTCCTGGCTTCCTGTTCCTTCTGCTTCCGGTCCCGTATGGCGATATCCAGGGGGTGCATGTAGCGATCGTTGATGTGGCTCACCCTGCTGGTGCGCAGCTTCTTTTCGTACCGTTTGCCCCGGTTTCCCCTGAACAGGAATTCGGACCCCGGAATGCGGCCCACAGTCCGGTAGATCAGCTCGTCGATTTCCTCCTCTTCCCGGTAGCCGGCCAGCCTGATGTAGCATTCCTCCTCCCGGGGATGGTTGGGGAAGTAGTGCAGGAGGTGTTTCATGGCCCATATTCAAACGGAAAAATGTATAAATCCGGGAAGGAAACAGAAGACCCCGTTTGGATGCCTTGAGGGAAGAAAATGGGTTAATCCCCCGTTTTCAGCACCTTGATGAACGCTTCCTGCGGAATGTTGATTTTTCCGATGGCCTTCATGCGCTTTTTGCCCTCCTTCTGCTTTTCCAGAAGTTTGCGCTTGCGGGTGACGTCCCCGCCGTAGCATTTGGCCGTCACGTCCTTGCGCATGGGGGAGATGCTTTCCCGGGCAATGATCTTTCCGCCAATGCAGGCCTGAATGGCGACGGTGAAGAGCTGGCGGGGAATGACGTTTTTCAGGCGTTCCGCCAGTTCCCTGCCGCGGGAGGCTGCCTTGTCCTGGTGAACGATCATGGAGAAAGCATCCACCGGTTCCCCGGCGATGAGCATGTCCATTTTAATGAGCTTGGCGGCCTGGTAGCCGGCGTATTCATAATCCATGGAGCCGTAGCCGCGCGTCATGGATTTGAGCTTGTCGTTGAAATCCACCAGAATTTCCGCCAGAGGGACGGTGCAGGTGAGCATTACGCGCATGTCGTCAATGGTCTCCGTATTGTCCACGCTGCCGCGTTTTTCCAGGACAAGTTGCATGATATCCCCGATGTATTCCCCAGGAAGCATAATGAACACCTTGACGATAGGTTCCCGGATTTCCTGAATTTCCTGCGGTTCCGGGAGCAGGCTGGGATTATCCACATTGATTTCCTCTCCATTGGTCTTGGTGACCTCATAAATCACGGAGGGGTAGGTGGAGATGATATCCATGTTGAATTCCCGGCGCAGACGCTCTTGGATAATTTCCATATGGAGCAGGCCAAGGAAGCCGCAACGGAACCCGAAGCCCAGAGCTACGGAAGATTCCGCCTGGAAGGAGAAAGCGGCGTCATTAATCTGAAGCTTCGCCATGGCCGCTTTCAGGGCTTCAAAATCGGAGGAATCCACCGGATAAATGCCGGAAAAGACCATGGGGCGGATTTCCTTGAAACCGGGCAGGGGGGATGGGCAGGGGCGCATGTAATCCGTATACGTGTCCCCGATCTTGACATCAGCCGCGGATTTCATGTTGGCGATGATGTAGCCTACGTCACCGGCTTCCAGGGAATCCGTTCGGGTCATTTTGGGAGTGAAGATACCCACTTCCTTCACTTCATACACTTCGTCCGTTGCGAAAAGTTTGACTTTCATGCCGCGGTGCACGCTGCCGGAAATGACGCGCACATAGGAGACTACACCGCGGTAGGCGTCGTAAACGGAATCGAACACCAGGGCGCGCAGAAGGCCGTCCTGTTCCGTTTCAGGCGGAGGGATGCGCTGAACAACGGCTTCCAGAATATCGTCAATGCCGATGCCCATCTTGGCGGAGGCATGGATGGCTTCCTCATGGGGGATGCAGACGATGTCCTCCAGCTGGCGGTACACTTTGGGCAGGTTGGCGCTGGGAAGGTCAATCTTATTGATGACGGGGATAATGGCCAGGTTCAGATCCATGGCCAGGTGCATGTTGGCAAGTGTCTGGGCTTCCACTCCCTGGGCTGCGTCCACAATAAGGAGGGCTCCTTCGCATGCCGCCAGGGAACGGGACACTTCATAGGAGAAATCCACATGGCCCGGCGTATCCAGCAGATTGAGCTTGTAAGTCTTTCCGTCCCCGGCCTTGTAGAAAATGGTAACGGGGTGGGACTTGATGGTGATGCCCTTTTCCCGCTCCAGGTCCATGGCGTCCAGAAGCTGATCCTGCTTCTCCCGTTCGGAAATGGTATTCGTCTTTTCCAGCAGCCGGTCGGAAAGGGTGGTCTTTCCGTGGTCGATGTGAGCGATAATGGAGAAATTGCGAGTCAGTTCAATGGACATGGTGGTCTCTACCCTTCTAACATGAGTGCCCTGTGCGCGGGGAGGGTAACATAGCCCATGCGGCGGTCAAGACTTGAACATGACTGCCTCCCGTTCCCTGCCGCGTCGGCTTCATTCGCTCCGGGAAAACCGTCATTCATGACAGGGGCTGCGCTGGGAGATTGAACGTGAGGGAAGAAGGAAGGCTCTTAACCGGTACAGGCACGTGAACCTTTTCCCGTGCGGTCATTTCTTACCCAGCCAGCATATGAAATCTTTTTTAGCAGCCATTTTAAGCCTATTTATTCCCGGTCTCGGCCAGTTGTACAAGGGCCACTTTGTCCAGGCCATCATCTGGTTCCTGGTGGTGGGTGCGGCTTACGGCCTTCTGTATTGGTTCATCTTTGCACTCGTTCCTATTGTCCTGCATATCATTTGTATTTTGCAGGCCTACTTCATGGACAATGAATGATGACTGCCGTTTCGGCTTCACAGCCAGGATGGCTGAAAGGGCAGCGCATCCTGCGGATTGGCAGCGGCATTCATTCCCAGGGTTGCAGAAGGAATACGTCGTTCATAGCGGCATCATTATTCCTCATACCGGTATTTTCAATGTTTACGGGGTTCCATTTGTTGACTGCGGAAACGTAAACACAACTTTTTGACTTTGAATTAATTAATATTTTCAGGAAGCGGGCCAGGGGAATCATCCTCCGATAAACAAAAATCCAGAGCCGTTCCGGAATAAATCCGGAGCGGCTCTGGAGGGTCAGGAGGAAGGCCTTTCGGGGGTGGGGGGCCTCTCCTTGTGTTTTCTTTCTTGTTAGAAGTCGTGGCGGTAGCCGATGCTTCCGTTCAGCGCGCTGGACCCGTCACGGATGTCCGCGTTCCCG encodes the following:
- a CDS encoding PEP-CTERM sorting domain-containing protein, which codes for MKSLLFISTFLLCISGVQAASTLYETQFHQTSITTGSDFLEDASVTLTTPSTALSNNLAADLLVPNLQMNGNETGWTVTFSFTATQDIVLSSLSLGFQFVNASGERHSNTDTKAGTATVTLTAGDSSATADLSFERVQADKDGTPTADIQEASFNTPVTVSAGETFTLTVNAKAPNTGGTFLGLSQLNLQGDTVPEPATASLSLLGMAALLLRRRV
- a CDS encoding DMT family transporter, whose protein sequence is MSSRQRTLGHAAALMTIIIWGTTFVSTKVLLRDFTPVTVLFTRFVIGYAFLWCLKPRVLPFSGWKKELLFAGAGLTGVTLYFLLENIALTYTFASNVGIIVAVVPFFTALLAHFLLKGEGFSRRFFLGFSAAFTGIFLIMANGAFVLELNPAGDILALGAAFVWAAYSILMKKIGVNTSNMIICTRRIFFYGIALMIPALWVLPANMDWRLMAKPVNAINLLYLGLFASALCFLTWNRVVEILGAVKSSVYIYMIPVVTVVASAIILGERLTWISLAGILLTLCGVTISEYRKKTRKSGKKRLS
- a CDS encoding cupin domain-containing protein; translation: MDAFSSIPNHTGFTARNLFMDRQEILRGGAFAKIAPGGGGPLSPHRHAHAHLFIVTRGTISVMLDGEERTVHEYESQLVPGGVLHAVWNRNTEPAEILGLTLETPSSPTSSI
- the cysS gene encoding cysteine--tRNA ligase; protein product: MLHLYDTRTRTAQDISPMDGKTLRFYCCGPTVYGPTHIGNFRTFVMQDVFRRVLELGGVPTTHIRNLTDVDDKTIRDSQKAGVSLAEFTAGWADLFHRDCAALNCLPPHAEPSAVGHIPEQIRMVQTLVEKGHAYVSEDGSVYFRISSFPEYGRLSHLDERELDLGKTANTRSNADEYEKDSVADFVLWKSRRPEDGNNFWPSPWGEGRPGWHLECSAMIHKYFGNDFDLHSGGVDLVFPHHENEVAQSRCACGGGFARLWFHITHLLVDGGKMSKSLGNMYTLADLDKLGHRPSAVRYVLAGGYYRRPLNFTLSSLEDAKAALNRLSKFDMQLRNASGTDSVPSYEEFCAAFPELGIFQPAWDSLNDDLNTPEALGHVFSAIRKADIPSLSPEEAARLRNAFHFILAAFGIILPEEGQEEAPEEIRTLADQRWQAKQNRDWTEADRLRAEVAALGWVIKDRKDGYDLARK
- a CDS encoding beta-N-acetylhexosaminidase, whose product is MKSILLAAAFLGSLCWAGTNPYNIIPEPVNVTTTSGTTKNLKIVHEQKVAGLGNEGYAMKLTPGGVELRYTTPNGKAMAMATLFQLQDQLSDTPEGLPCGSIQDSPDFGWRGMMVDVGRYHYPMKEIYNFVDAMHYYKYNVLHLHLTEDQGWRLPVPGYDKLRTIGAVRPSAPESQNNSLLANEGMYTKKELQDLVAYCKARGIQVLPEVEMPGHNMALAASYPEFCCNTKRAQVWTHGGVSSKLICPQKPATKKFLKDTFNTVQQIFPFPYIHIGGDECPMGDWKKCPDCQAARAKKGQGDNVEAQMSDFTKSLTAMLAKHRKKPILWYDINKSYYHKGETVMSWLPGEFPRCIDKTKEQGIDLIVTPQFKYYLARTQMKFPADDVRARPGGAPILLKDCYNFDPRNGRDKNDVKHIKGINLCMWAEWIPSGELLMYMTYPRAMAVSETAWGSHKNRPSLEEFEKKMETHKKHFQKRFGYTLERTVENKPYREKFITQEEIERINENYKKGQQNADK
- a CDS encoding sulfatase family protein; translated protein: MISTMNRHAATALMLAACSLSASADQPQKQTPDQRPNIVVIVTDDHSYQTLGTCEKDSPMPYPNFRKLADEGMVFDRSYCANSLCGPSRACIYTGRHSHMNGYLFNEHAAPFDGSQPTFPKMLQKAGYQTAIVGKWHLEAIPPGAKGDTSKYESDPTGFDYWEIFPGQGNYFNPDFITPGKDGKRVVKTEPGYATELVTQKSLKWLDQRDKNKPFMLVVGHKAPHRCWCPSIQNLGRAKQYADAIDPPANLEDDFADRPEFLKMTEQTLLNHFNVWSDEHLIKEVVPEDIQKMLSCPESKTLHTQYDWEMPEWVRMDPQQKEAWYNYHKARTVQLVKDIKNGKIKTQRDILLRRWRHYMEDYLGTVLSVDESIGQIMDYLKQNGLDRNTLVLYCGDQGFYMGEHGLYDKRWIFEESFRMPLIMRWPGHIRPGVRSSAMVQELDYAPTFCDVAGVNTKENMNTFQGRSLTPLFKTGEHQDFKNRSLYYAFYENPGEHNAPRHDGLRTDRYTLSYIWTSDEWMLFDNQKDPAQMHNVINKPEYAETVKELKALYGKLRKDYQVPEGFPGATGKLAVKPQWDCAPSRD
- a CDS encoding thioredoxin fold domain-containing protein, producing the protein MSLPRLSMLLFASAALCSCVGTSPEQEEPKVKKSLSEYMQDNKTNSIANVPTGLLSTTPNQQQATHLTATTQEEMTRADSGAVYYTDAHDPDAPIPGLEEAFAQRKENERWIQSYPTALREAQSTGKPILIWFHHSVGSPPSKKLGAELLHTKEFEDWAKRNVVRVCYDQAEKFESEPVYRKRQKMLEYVKKAPSLFGVRGTPVLLVMSPDGSKVDTLRGYYTGQNALYFDQIKNSVKLAKQQYEEFKKTLIPKGYRVWTGVNGNTVFAKLSRYSEKTQTLWLQELDGHQSRTSLKRLSLEDRTWLLEQKESHENNGRNKRSGPRGA
- the lepA gene encoding translation elongation factor 4; protein product: MSIELTRNFSIIAHIDHGKTTLSDRLLEKTNTISEREKQDQLLDAMDLEREKGITIKSHPVTIFYKAGDGKTYKLNLLDTPGHVDFSYEVSRSLAACEGALLIVDAAQGVEAQTLANMHLAMDLNLAIIPVINKIDLPSANLPKVYRQLEDIVCIPHEEAIHASAKMGIGIDDILEAVVQRIPPPETEQDGLLRALVFDSVYDAYRGVVSYVRVISGSVHRGMKVKLFATDEVYEVKEVGIFTPKMTRTDSLEAGDVGYIIANMKSAADVKIGDTYTDYMRPCPSPLPGFKEIRPMVFSGIYPVDSSDFEALKAAMAKLQINDAAFSFQAESSVALGFGFRCGFLGLLHMEIIQERLRREFNMDIISTYPSVIYEVTKTNGEEINVDNPSLLPEPQEIQEIREPIVKVFIMLPGEYIGDIMQLVLEKRGSVDNTETIDDMRVMLTCTVPLAEILVDFNDKLKSMTRGYGSMDYEYAGYQAAKLIKMDMLIAGEPVDAFSMIVHQDKAASRGRELAERLKNVIPRQLFTVAIQACIGGKIIARESISPMRKDVTAKCYGGDVTRKRKLLEKQKEGKKRMKAIGKINIPQEAFIKVLKTGD